AATTCTAAGTTTTGAAAATATTCAATTTGTTTTCAATATTTCTAAGTTTTGGTTTAACTGTCTttcttaatatattattatttttgttgagtattgatacacaTTCCAGTTAACCATGAGTTAGGTGTGTTAAGGATCCCTGCAGGCAATTGTAGTAATCCAGAAATTCTGATAGCAAAACccctgtaacaacccgtttttcaaTGGTGTTAAAAatgatggtttcgggaccacaaattcaacaaGTGAAATCttataattagtatttaaattatacaagtcaataataatttttatattgaattttgatttaaggAAATTTAACTAACTGAATTAAAAGTTAGTATAAGTGcttcggttcaaaagtcaagtggttattgaaaacgaggtattagGACCTCGTTTTCGTAATTTAAGaccgtaaatattttattaaatatttatagagtcgtATTACATATGAATTGAAGTTTGGTCCgataattttgatgatttattgctTAATTACGGTAAAATGATTACATTGTAAAAGAGGCAAAAGTTAATTGCTATAAATTTAAATAGTAAAGGTATCAAAATGGTAATTTAAtcatggtcaaaaagtccaagcggTAGTAATATGATTAATCCACTAACTTTTGGGTTATTTTtcatttagtcctaattagtttagggttaaattgaaataaagtttaattaactaataaattaaaataattgaaggaccaattgtgaaattaaaccctTCTTTAATGGTAAATATACTATAGGTGATCATTGTGGACGGTATTGggcttaaaattattaaaatctaaTGGAAATTgaaagggtaaaatgataatttgataattaaacataatgtaaataaaataaaagctaaaatAACTATCATCTTTTTAACCTTCTTCTTTCAAAAATTGAATAGCCATGGGAGGAGAGGAGCAAGCTTTCAACCAAGCTTAGGGTTCCTCGTTTGATAGGTAAACCTTGCCcgttttcaataatttttatgtttctaagcatgttttagctcgatttagctaacatgaggactaatttgtaaaaatttcaaatattttgatttattccattGATGAGTTATGAACTTTCTTGGAATTTTATGATATATCATTGAGTTTGGTTGTTAAATAAGagtattttgtaaagtaatttttagtaattttaagattaaaggactaaaatgttaaagtgaTTAAATTATAAGGACTTGATATGAAATAACAGGAAGTATGTGCTGAAATGGGGTAGTATATAGTTTGGCTGAActtaaattttattgaaattggttaaattataagttttgagtttaagaactaaattacataaaagtaaaatgtcagggtaaatttgtaaaaatgtcaaaaatgacttaattgcataaaatagtTAATTATGTTGCTGCAAATTGATAATTGAATGGAATAATTATTTAGATCAAGGACGAGCTAATAAtcaagaaaaagagaaaattagTGAACAGTCTCTAAACTTTCATTATTGCTGCAATTAGTCTGGTAAGTTCGTTCGGTttaattttagtatatttttaaAGATATCATATGAACCTAATTACATAATGTTGGATTATATTTatgtgtgtaaatgaaaatggaaataatgaattgaTACAAAGTAGATCATTGATTGAGATACTCTGAACCGTTACTGCAAATCAATCCTGTAAGTGCGCACAATAAAGTAATTGATTTAGTTGTTGTTCTGTGAATTATTGAATAATTTAAGTATATTGTATTTAAATTTTCTTGTATAGTAAATATTAAATtgtggaattgaatcaaattgaaatgaaattataattgATGGTCATGATTGAAAGTGAGGAAAGAATATAATTGAATTCATATGACAAAGAAACGCTTAAACATAAAGGACAGGTCATTAGGGGTTATATAgtttcgggtgctagtcttggATGTCCTACCGATGGATAGTCCCTATACTTGAGTCGTTACTACAAATTGGTTCTGTAAGTTCGATGTccgtattttatatatatatatagttagatTTTATTCTTTATTATTGGATTTACTCTTTTAGCTTCAATATTATAAAGTTGAATGTTGATTGTCGGGAATATATAATAGAATTGAGTTGTTATGGCGGTGTATTGTATTGGGCCTTCGGCTAGTAGGCTTTATGCTGGTGTATTGTATCGGGCCTTGAGCCTAGCAGGCCTCGTGCCGGTGACttatcgggctttgagcctagcaagcttcaTGCCAGTGACTTATCaagctttgagcctagcaggctttgtgcctatATTTATCGGGCTTACGGCCTGGTAGGCTTTGTGCCGATGTAACGATTTGTATTGGATATTGTTGACTTGAGATCTTTCTAAACGACGACTAGGAATATGAATTAAACTAATTTACCATACAATACTCACTTGCTATGAGCTGTGATTGACATGAACTTAGTTATTTAATTGTATGATTTGATCTGTTATGTTTAAATTTAGTAAGATTATCGTTTGATTTAACGAACTTACGAAACTTCAAGTAAGCTTACTCCTATTTTGCGTTTATTTTGTAGATTGCATTTTGTAGTTGGGAAACCGGATCGACTCAAAGAATCACACTATCTCGAGGACTCTTTATGGTATATTTTGCAAACATCttggcttatatggcatgtaataaggtaaatgaatatatgaaatgtttcTAGATATGTGTTGGATTGGTATGACTTGGTTTGGGTTGTTATGCAATTGCAAAAAAATAAGATAGCatgattttggtcatttttgggtACTTACGGCTTGggacacgggctgtcacacggccgtgtgagggtATTTTGAATACTATACGAGCTAGTACACGGTCTGCGACACAACCATATGAAAttatttcaaagggtacacggtTCGTCACACGGTTGGCCATACGACCATGTCTGGAACCACAGGGTCTGGGCTGTGTCAAATAGTCTGGCCATATGGCCATGTGacctttattttgaaatttttaaatttttccctgAACTTTCTGATTTGTTTCAAATTGGTTCATAATTGTTCCTAAACTAATTTTAAGACCTCATAGGCTCGTTTTAAGGCCCATAAATATGTATTACTCTAATtcgaattattatgaaattctgTTAATTAAATAGGCAACTTGATGCTATctattattgatttttttttattgtacGGTAATACGTTGTAACCTTAATCCAGTGATAGGtacgggttatgggtgttacaaccCCCTTGTAGGAAATACGAAAACAAAAAGATGTTTCCTTTCCTTAGGAAAACCAATTCTTTTTTAAGCTTTATCTCTAATAATCCCAATAGTCTGACCAAACTTCAAATAACACTGTTAATGAACAAAAAGAACATTATGAAAATGTTTCTAAAGATTTGATAATTGGACTCTCCCAAGAGTTCCAAGAAACcaatgtttataagaaaacaacttttgaaactttaaattccttataaaaacaaaagaaagaagttTACCTATTCAAAAGGAATATGAAACAATCCAATTATTAAATAAGgtctgtaacactccaaacccgaccTAAAGTTTTGACCCGAATTTGGTGAGCTattgtaatagcctatttttcagtggtgtcggaaatagtggtttcggggccactaaatccgatgagtaagttcttaaatattatatttaatatttacgagttaattgtaaCTTTGAAAAGGTTTTTAATATAGTGATTTTTgttttgagtgatttattaagtttaagtggtaagaccttaaggtcaagtggttttagaaaatgaggtatcattaaggtggtattaaagtttcgttgaaaaattttaatgtttcgatggttaattaattaaaaaagactaaatcataaaagaagTAAAATTTGATCATTACTTGATTTGAGTGATTTATTGGTTTTGAATAAAGGaaagggacttaaatggtaattagactatttaaGAATGTATTGGACGGTTTTGGGCAattaaaagcatgaaattttgatgTTCATTAAAGGgacaaaatgataatttgataattaaaataaaataaaatcaaaccaAAATGTTTATCATCATCTTAATGTTTTCTTCACCAATTGGTAATGGAGAAAAAACTCCATGGAAGACTTGAAGCTTCGACTTGCCTTGTGAtgatgcatgtaagtccattttagtctcgttttcaataatttttatgtttttgagatcgttgcaactaggttcagctagctcgtaccttcgattttgatatttttaaagattttgaatgtttccattgatgaaacttgtgattttagatgttaaatgatgaatttgagatattattttttatttaaaagtattttattaagtgatttttggttaatttttcggttaggggctaaattgttaaaatagtaaaaatgaaaGGATTAATTGTGAAATTGTTGCATGAATGGGCTGTTTTAGAtaccatgaaaattcggctaagcccaattttgggtaagaaatggttaatttgcatgttttgggatcagggactaaattgaataaaagtaaaaatttaggggtaattttataaaaatataaaaaatgaccaaattgcatgaaatgaatttttttattgtctaaattaacatactgaatgaaattattaatttagatcaaaatcgggtggaaaatcaagaaaaatagagaattaccaaaatgtccctgaactttggtattttttgcaatttagctaggtaagttcgtatgaactgtattttgtataattttaattaaatttaatattaatacgtgattatattgtgattaaatcaatatatatatgttagtatgCAATTTACTGTATTCTATATAAACGACGTATGACGATGTAAATCCAACaacatataaatttcatatttgaaatgaattaatatgattaaagtttatacgaacttactaagcattcattgcttacatagtagttttcctttacttttcagattatctgaagctcgattgggttggaagctagtcggagatccatcacactatctatcggctCACTCGGTACTTTCGGTTGGTTGaagtttggttataatggcatgcataggttattttggctaatgttggcctatatgttttgttgtgattatagccatttgagttggcttgtgttttggtacattttgataTGGATATATGTGGCCTTAATTTAGTTGATGTCTGGCTTGATTGGTGGTTGAATGATGAAAGGTAAAATAATAGTTATacggccacatggccgtgtcacccCTACAGTTtgtaaattttcatctttttctaaaaatttctctGAGTTCCtagtttagtcccgacttgtttctaacgttattttagggcctcgagggctcgtataagggacaatatgaatggttttgattggtttttgatatgaatattgttAGGATATATAATGTTcaaaattctatttgtttgtactgtaaactctggtaatactccgtaaccctgtttcggcgatggatacgggttaggggtgttgcagctacattagccaccgaagtgACTCTCCATTAACTCCCAAcctaacctccaacacaccacTTATACATAGCACGAGAATGTAGtgttaatattttaaaaagtaGCAAAAATTACATGTACTCAAAATACAAGGGTTCACATGCACAAAACATTAAAGAATATAATTATATGAAACAGTATTTTCGAACATGTAGTTATTTCGCGTTCACAATACACTTAATCACCACACAAAGCATTCAAATATGGCTCGCATAAAAACTTAGGTTCGCATGAAAATCTATGTTCATAAGATTCAATACACCAATCACACAAGTCCCATGTAGGGGTAATTTTGGCAACAAAAATTCATCATCCATCAACCTAAAGCAGTCAGTTTTGGCTGAAGAGAGAGGATACACACATTAACTTAGTTTTAGCTTTAGTTTCTTTAAGTTTTCTCTTAGTTTTTCTGCAACTTTTTCTAGGGTTTATATTTTCTCTTCTCATTTCTTAGTTTTAGGGTTTATTTTATTGCACTTTCTTCTTATTCTTAGTGTTCTTGTAGTTAGTTAAGCTAGTTATCACTGTAGCCTAGGTTTATTTACATTTTCAGTCATTGTACTTTGGTTGTAATAACATTTTTAACTTTAGTTTGATGTATTTTAGTTTCctttatttcaaatatatttaaGTTTGTTCCTTTTATGTTTATTGCTTTAGATTTTCTTGTTGAATGCTTTTCGTTTCATGTTCTTTAAGCTTTCTTGCATAAAAAAtctcaacttttatatttttcttaaactttACTTTAATGACTTCTTTGCTTTTGATTTTCATGGTTGTTAGTTATGTTTCCAGCATGAGTAGCTAAACCTTTAAGGGGGTTGGCTGATAGAGTTGTGGTGAGCTGATTTTTGGATGAAGGATCAAACCgtaataaattgaattaatttgaaTAAACCAAAACACTTAGGATTAACGCCCCTAAGGGAACATCTAGACAAATAAGACCGAGAGGTAATCTTTTTGTGCACCAATTCATTAGTCCCGAATTTCCCGGTGAGATTGAGAGAAAAACCAAACTAATTTGTCCAAATTGGTAAAATTGAGATCGAGAGATAAAATTGAGTCACTTTACTAATTTAAGTTATTTAAGTCCTTCATTTACAGATCGACAAACCACATCAAAGTCAACCGACCACCGTTTGTCATTTATTAGTTAATTTCATAATCTTGtactctttacaatttggtctttaGAGTAGCATGTTTAATTTCCTTGCACCATTTTCTTGTTATGATTTTTCGTATTATAAAATCATACTAATAGTCGTTTAGAGTCTAGAGTGTATGCTAATTAATACTCAATTGCCATATCCTTCGGGTTCAACCCCTTGGAATACTTTGGTGTTCCATTGGACACTATACGTATTACAACTAACTTGTACACTTGCAGTTAGAATCgcttttaagaaaataattttccaaaatgGTTTGTTTTAATGTGCACGCGTGCGGGTGGTCACTTCCTAGGGATGATTTTCTTcctgactttattttattttctcttctccACCTTCTTCGATAGCTTGAAAAAGGAATAGCCATGAAAGGTTCTGCATGGAGCAGACTTCATGAGGTGGGAGATGGAAAAGTGGAAAACCAACAAGCGAGTAAGGTTCATAGCCCTTCTGTGTGCGTAGAATAAAGTTGTGGACTTCAGAACCATTTTAAGAGTTCTGCATGTTTCTGGAAAAATGGGGTTAAATTGAGAATACTGAGTATAATATATGATTTTGGTTGAAATGCTTAGCTTCTAAGATAGCGAAAGTTCTAATGTTTGAGAAGGCTAAGCTATGGAGACGATGAAGCTTTAAGTCAGTTCCAGACTCTAAACCTACTGTATAATCTGTGTTGTCTGAATATGTTATGTTtccataatttataaaatatgatgATATGTGCATGCATTGCATGATTGTAGGAAAAACCTCAATGGGATAGATGAAGTTAGGAAGGGAAATAGAGAGTGACCTTGTTAAATACTGCCTCGGGCGAAGCTCCAAGCCTTGCGGAAGGAACACTACGGTGTTTGAGCATCAAGGTTAGGCGATGTACAGGAGGTAATGAGAGGAGAATTCGggaaataaaaattatagaaaggTATTTACCGCGACGGTGATATCTACTAGTCCTTCGGGGTGACACCTTGACGTCTGTATATGGTGTAAAATCATAGCTGAAAGATGCTATGGCAATTTAGTATAAGGTACGTAGCGTAAGACCATGAATGAAAGACACCATTACAGCATGGTACAAAGTATAAGGTATATGATATAAGACCATAGATAAAAGATGTTATGACAACCAGGTAtgatgagtaagaccatggatgaaagactCCATGACATTATAAGATAGTACGTTAGGATGGCGAATCGATataagaccatagatgaaagaGTTCATGGCATCCACAGAACATAGATAGACTGTTGGgacaataaacacataatatagATAATCCGTTGTGATAGTAAACATAGAATAAAGATAGTTTGCTGAGACAGTAAACATAGAAGAGAAAGTCCGTTGGGACAGTAAATATGGGGCAAGTCCAAAAGGACAAGGGAAATGAGGTAAGAAGGGTGTAAGGCCATAGCTCAGCTACGACAACCCATAGAGTCTTCTAGGTAACATACGCGAAAAGTTCGTTGCGACCTCAAGTGAGGGATATAATGACAGTGTGTTAAGTATGAGAAACCACAGGGGTGGAAGAAGAGTTAAGAGAAAACATATGTATGGCAAGCGAATCATGTAAAATCTGCCAAAAATGATGAAAGTGATAAGGATAGATAAGAAAATTGACAAGACATGGACAAAGACCCTACAGTAAGTAGAGGAAGATAAGTTGTGCGAGAGCTACTTAGTAACCTGAATAACTACTTACTAATTGTTAATACAATTAGCATTGAAGGACTATAAATATATTATAGAAAAATTGTTAATGTATAAATTGTGTGAGGAGAAGCATGTAGTGATTAATAAAGTGATGCatataaaacatagaaattaataAACAAACATGCTTAACTGGAAGAAGCAATAAAAAAAAACAGTCCAAGATTGTGGGAATATTGTGATCTGTTTCAAGTTAGAGATGTGTAAAATGGTTAAATTCTATAATGTAGtggttttattgaatttaattgtaATAAGCAATATATAAGCATTTTATGGGCAAATGAAATTCACAGTACCttttgaaataataaataaattgagaAAGTCATGTTTatattaaattgcaaataaacaaaaggactaaatttttaaaataaatgtgctcgcaaataatatttttaaaattgaatctacgttttaaaatattaaatgtaaatagATTAAATTCCTAAAATAAGAGTAGGAATATTTGAATtccagaaaaataaaaagtaagcaTTAAGAAATGTTTTTTTTTACTACCAATAAGAAAAATTAAAAGTGCTTTATTTagtatcatcttacaaaatacaaaaataattactaCAAAAAGATAAATTTGTAAAAAGCGCCATCTTCTGCTAAAAACAATAGAACGTGGAGGGCATTACTTGTTATTTACCCATgcactattttttttttgaaaggattTCAtgcatttttttaataatttttttataaattctgattatatttgttatttttggtATAATATCTAAAACTACTTATATCTCCTCCTTAacctataaataggaggataacgTATTTCAACGTATTCAAATCCACATCCTTCTGCATCGGCAACAATATTTATACTAATcaagctaagactcaatcgacataCCCAAACATTGTTAGAATGAGAAAAAATCCCCTTAATTTTTTTACTACTTTTTTTAATGCTACATGCttaattttcattttggtcactgtcaattttgaaaataagtaaataggTCTCTTTCTcaagaaaaattacaaaaatatttaaaataatatctgaaattcaaaatatttataaaaatttcaaattttatatttttaaaaaattataaaattctaaaaatatatataaaaatttaaaaatataaaaattttctaaaataataattttagacctaattaatgattcaaatttatcatatttaagtatcttattatttttttatttttctttgaattttttcaaatatatatggttttaaatttatgtgctctaaccTAACATTAGTTATAAtgtaacaatatttttatttaatatgtttaattttttaattttatttgaataatttcactcgattcgattTGACTGGACTTGAATTTCATTTCACTTGGCTCGATTCGGAAAAACTTTAaattgagttaggatgataaaataggacttgtgaacttaaattttttttacttgATTCGATCAAACGCTCACTCCTATTTAAATATTGGTTATTCCTTAAAACGATGAGGAAAATTTACTTCTAAGAAATGGTATACCCTAATTTATAgggaaaaaataattataaacaaCTATAGATATATGTTTTTGATATGGTTTggaaaaaattgtataaaaataattaataattttgtaCCTCTTTGTTGTTGGAAAAAGATGTTGTTATGAAAATGACGACAGTAGTTTTATTTACAGAATACACTGATTCAAGGAAGTCAGCATATGAAAAAAGAATGTATAAGTAACGAAATTTTGTGGTATGAAATCCAGAAGAGCAAAGAAGTAGAGAATGGTTCTTATGAAGGAATGTTGACCAAGCAATTTAGTGAGTAATTGAATGGCTAATAATGGAAAATGCAACATTTTCCAAACTCAAAAAGTtaacaattttataaatatatgataCTTTATATGAGGTAACTGGTTGATTATATTGTTGGCTTGAAATTAAGCTTGAAAAGCAATTGGAACCAGTCAGTCATTTGACTTTGAGAATTAATTAGTTTGTTTGGAGGAAGCATGACTATATGATTAtttaatctaaattaataataacaGCCTCTGATGAAACATCAGTTTCAAGTATCGATTACATGATTTACATCAGATTATGAAACATGATATTCAAAGTTTCCCATCACTTTTATAATCAATATGGAAAACATTTCAATGTTTCAACACTGAAATGCCAGCCTTTCACTTCATTCTTCTCGCTCTCAGCTTATGTTTTTCTTCTCCTATCTCTTCAGTTACCGGTGATCATGAAATCCCACACAGAAACCTGGCAGATTCCATTTGTCCATTGGATTTCACTGTTGTCAGGAAATTCATTTTTGATAGTCCTAGGAGACCTTCATTTCTAGATGTTCCAAGAAAGTGTCAAACCCTCCTTCAAGGTATTCGTTTGGTTCGGTCCAACTATCTTCGAGTCACCGGAAACTTTTCCCTTCCTCCCATTTCCTCGGAGGTTTGTTTGGATGTGTATCAGAAGTTAGTCAATGAATTAGTACCCTGGTTGGATATTCGTTCCACTTGTGCCTTCGATGCCACTTTGCTATCAAAAAGTTGCAACAACATATCAACTCGATTCCAATTCGAAGGTCTTATTTCGAAACCGGAGTTGCAGGAAGTTAATCATCTTTGCAACCGCTCTTTAGATTATGATTCTTCATGCACACCATGCCAGGGTGCCTTATATAGCATTTATCAATCATACTTCATCGAGAATGCATCATATTGTTCAGGGTACCCCTTCATATACGCCGGGGCATTGGCTAATCGCGAGGGGCCGGCTGATTCGGGCACTGCAAAGTGCTTGTTCTCCCTTGATTACACTTCAACTAATGCAAACAACTGGAAGAAGAAAGCTATTCTTTGTGCCACCCCTATAGGCGCTGCTATTGGCTTGATCATCACAGTTATGGTGATCTGGTTTAGTTGGAGAAGAAAACAGAAATGGAAGAGAAGACATAATAGTGTCACCCTGAACGAGACAGATGCGGGTTTTGGAATAGAAACGATAAGTGGAGATAGCAGTTCGGTCATGTTCACATTTGAAGAAATCAAAAAGGCTACAAAGAATTTCTCAAGGGAGAATATTGTAGGGAAAGGAGGATATGGGAATGTTTATAAAGGTATATTAGAAGATGGATCCGAAGTTGCATTGAAAAGGTTCAAAAACTGCTCTGCTGCCGGGGATGCAACTTTTGCACATGAAGTGGAGGTTATTGCAAGTATTAATCATGTCAATCTTGTTCCTTTCAGAGGCTATTGCACTGCCACGGTTCCTGTGGAAGGTCACCAGAGAATAATCGTGTGCGATTTGATGCAAAACGGAAGCTTATACGACCATCTTTTTGGATCAGAAGTTACCAAGCTTAGTTGGCCTATTCGTCAGAAAATTGCCATTGGAGTGGCACGGGGACTGGCATACCTCCATTATGGTGCACAGCCTGCTATCATACATAGAGATGTTAAGGCTAGTAACATACTTCTAGATGATACGTTTGAGCCAAAACTGGCAGATTTTGGCCTTGCAAAGTTCACTCCAGATGACTTCTCTCATATGAGCACCAGGGTAGCTGGAACTCTAGGGTACGTAGCCCCGGAGTACGCTTTATACGGGCAACTAACAGAGAGAAGTGATGTTTACGGCTTCGGGGTTGTCCTGCTTGAGCTTTTAAGCAGTAAGCAAGCAGTTATTTCCATTAATGATCATCACACATTGCTTTTGACTGACTGGGCTTGGTCATTGGTCGAAGAAGGCAGAGTATTCGATGTTATCGACGAAAATGTGCTGGAATTAGGCCCTCCAGAAGTAATGGAGAAATATGTTTTGTTAGCAATTCTTTCTTGTCATTCACAGTTATACGCTAGGCCAACAATGAACCAGATTGTGAGAATATTGGAAACCGATATTCCAGTTCACTCAATTCCGAAACTTCCTTTCCAACAGAAATCAGCCAACTTCAGTTCGTCGCGCAGCATGTCAAGCGCCTGCGCTGATGATAAACATCCATGTAACTGTAACGAGTAATGATTCAATCTTCCCTTTAATAAAATCATGACAGTTAAAACAAATTGTCTTCCATGTTTGATTGTTGAAGTTTTCTGGCTTTGTCATCTTGTTTTTAGTTCTTGATATCCCTTTCTTGGGCAGTCATTGTCCCTTGTGTCTACTTTCTTACAAGTTCTCCCAATTCAAAGCATTCAACATGAGAAATGGTCAGCTGGCCATGTCAACTACAAATATATATTAGGAAAGGAAAATGAATGGATGTTTTCTTGAAAGTTTCTTTCATAATCCTGgaatcaataaaataaatttatcttttaataaaaagagagattttgaaattaaaagaGAAAATATTTTTCTGGTCcctatcaattttaaaattaagcaaattagtcactttaaaagaaataaattaatttagtacttgtcaatTTCAAAAGTAAGCAATTAAGGAAAATTAATTATAGCATTAATGTTTTTTATTAATTGTACATgtttttattagtataataacaCGTTTAGCCCttaatgtttatatattatttgtaattattacgagctaaatttgttaaatcatgTCCAAATTATAAAAATGCataaattttgtgaattaaatttattaaatcaagAAGAAATTGACAGAATGTGTAAATTTTAagggttaattttttattataccaATATAAAAGTACAATCGATGAAAAACATTATCACCGTGATTTGATTAATTGTCCTTAGTTGCCCACTTTCAAAATTGACttgttcttttatatatatatatatatatatatatatatatatatatataaaaggattaatttgcttaaaattaaaattgagaGAAAAACCAGAGCAGCCTTTTTACCAAAATtagaaaacataataaaaattcaataaatctaTATAAACTTTTATCTAACtaagaaaaattattaattttaattaataaattgatgattaatgCAAAGTAGGACTTTTGTATTCTTTAAAAATTGGTTATAAATACTGGAGAAGTTCTGATAACTTATcgataataaacataaaatttgTTGATTATTTTTCTTGGTAATAAACCTCCTTAAAAAATTCCAAGTATTGACAATATTAAAACTTAGAGACACCCATGTTGACACAATTGGGGTTTTTTAACCTAGATTATATTGCTCCATAACATAATTTGAACGCTTAAGGGTAAAAATGAAAAAAGCCatattaaaaaatcaattatGTAGTCATAATCAAATTTCATCTAATTGAACTTTTAGAGTTGGAATGTTAATTAATTA
This is a stretch of genomic DNA from Gossypium arboreum isolate Shixiya-1 chromosome 11, ASM2569848v2, whole genome shotgun sequence. It encodes these proteins:
- the LOC108471714 gene encoding probable LRR receptor-like serine/threonine-protein kinase RKF3 translates to MPAFHFILLALSLCFSSPISSVTGDHEIPHRNLADSICPLDFTVVRKFIFDSPRRPSFLDVPRKCQTLLQGIRLVRSNYLRVTGNFSLPPISSEVCLDVYQKLVNELVPWLDIRSTCAFDATLLSKSCNNISTRFQFEGLISKPELQEVNHLCNRSLDYDSSCTPCQGALYSIYQSYFIENASYCSGYPFIYAGALANREGPADSGTAKCLFSLDYTSTNANNWKKKAILCATPIGAAIGLIITVMVIWFSWRRKQKWKRRHNSVTLNETDAGFGIETISGDSSSVMFTFEEIKKATKNFSRENIVGKGGYGNVYKGILEDGSEVALKRFKNCSAAGDATFAHEVEVIASINHVNLVPFRGYCTATVPVEGHQRIIVCDLMQNGSLYDHLFGSEVTKLSWPIRQKIAIGVARGLAYLHYGAQPAIIHRDVKASNILLDDTFEPKLADFGLAKFTPDDFSHMSTRVAGTLGYVAPEYALYGQLTERSDVYGFGVVLLELLSSKQAVISINDHHTLLLTDWAWSLVEEGRVFDVIDENVLELGPPEVMEKYVLLAILSCHSQLYARPTMNQIVRILETDIPVHSIPKLPFQQKSANFSSSRSMSSACADDKHPCNCNE